One stretch of Tepidibacter hydrothermalis DNA includes these proteins:
- a CDS encoding thioredoxin family protein — translation MILKDLFFKGMSFQEFLESAEDVYKEKIEKIKDSINMDKKLVNKIKIIQKKIYILAFAEDWCPDCQINLPGVSFICDLNSNINLRIVSREGNEEALNKYKLHGKPKIPTFIIMDEDFEELGVFIELPTILREIINRGNEAEILVSKRKYKKGEYSKNTIDDVLKIIGF, via the coding sequence ATGATTTTAAAGGACTTGTTTTTTAAAGGAATGAGCTTTCAAGAGTTTTTAGAATCGGCAGAAGATGTATATAAGGAGAAAATAGAAAAAATAAAAGACAGTATAAATATGGACAAAAAATTAGTTAATAAGATAAAAATTATCCAAAAAAAGATATATATATTGGCATTCGCAGAAGATTGGTGTCCTGATTGCCAAATAAATTTACCTGGAGTAAGCTTTATATGCGATTTAAATTCAAACATTAATTTAAGAATTGTATCAAGAGAAGGAAATGAGGAAGCTTTGAATAAGTATAAACTTCATGGAAAACCTAAGATACCAACATTTATAATAATGGATGAGGACTTTGAAGAATTGGGAGTATTCATAGAATTACCGACAATATTAAGAGAAATCATAAATAGAGGAAATGAAGCGGAGATATTAGTTTCGAAAAGAAAATATAAAAAAGGTGAATACTCGAAAAATACAATAGATGATGTTTTAAAAATAATAGGCTTTTAA
- a CDS encoding elongation factor G yields the protein MKIYESDKIRNIAVLGHSGCGKSNLIEAVLYTNKVVNRISKPNEEVNMTSTLNLVPVEWNNHKYNFLDTPGYFDFYGESISAIKAAAGSIIVVDGTCDIQVGTDKALEITDENNTPKFIFINKIDSQKAKYNKVLEQLRERYGKKIAPFHLPMGNNEEFKGFINVVDMFAREYNGKDCITVDIPEDVKEEISPIREMLLESVAETDDELLDKYFSQVEFTQEEIHRGLREGVLKGNIIPVLCGSTTKNIGIHTLLDMVWDYMPSPIDIGMSSENKEFSGIVFKTLVDPFVGKISLLKVCEGELTPDTEVYNINKENKEKIYHIYSLKNKDQIELKKAVAGDIVVLNKLSNVQTGDTLATSSKKEPFENIEFPKPQIYYAINSLKKGDEEKISNGLHKLSEEDLSFKWFRNHETKQTLIGGQGELHINSIKDKLKEKFGVDVRLSDLKVAYRETIKGKSDVQGKHKKQSGGHGQYGDVKIKFEPSEEEFIFEESVFGGSVPRQYIPAVEKGLKECLREGSLAGFPVMNIKATLYDGSYHDVDSSEMAFKIASSIAFKKGIQEADPILLEPIMNLKIVVPEEYMGDIMGDINKRRGKILGMEPSSRGKQVIYAQAPQAETFKYAIDLRSMTQGRGYFEMEFDKYDEVPSQFAEKIIEEAKNNK from the coding sequence ATGAAAATTTATGAAAGTGATAAAATAAGGAATATTGCAGTTTTAGGACATTCAGGATGTGGAAAAAGTAATTTAATAGAAGCTGTTTTATATACTAATAAAGTAGTAAATAGAATAAGTAAGCCAAATGAAGAAGTAAATATGACATCCACTCTTAATTTAGTTCCTGTTGAATGGAATAATCACAAATATAATTTCTTAGACACTCCTGGATATTTTGATTTTTATGGAGAATCAATATCAGCTATTAAAGCAGCAGCAGGATCTATCATAGTAGTAGATGGAACCTGTGATATTCAAGTTGGAACGGATAAAGCTTTAGAAATAACAGATGAAAATAATACCCCAAAATTCATATTTATAAATAAAATTGATAGTCAAAAAGCCAAATACAATAAAGTGTTAGAGCAATTAAGAGAAAGATATGGAAAAAAAATAGCTCCTTTTCATTTACCTATGGGAAATAATGAAGAATTTAAAGGATTCATAAACGTAGTAGATATGTTCGCACGAGAATATAATGGAAAAGATTGTATTACGGTTGATATTCCTGAAGATGTCAAGGAAGAAATAAGCCCTATTAGGGAAATGCTGTTAGAGTCAGTTGCTGAAACTGATGATGAACTTCTTGATAAATATTTTTCTCAAGTGGAATTTACACAGGAGGAAATACATAGGGGATTAAGAGAAGGTGTATTAAAAGGAAATATTATTCCTGTTTTATGTGGTTCTACAACTAAGAATATAGGAATACATACTTTACTGGATATGGTTTGGGATTATATGCCATCTCCTATTGATATAGGAATGAGTAGTGAGAATAAAGAGTTCTCAGGGATAGTTTTTAAAACATTAGTTGATCCATTTGTAGGTAAAATATCTTTACTTAAAGTATGTGAAGGAGAATTAACTCCAGACACTGAAGTTTACAATATAAATAAAGAAAACAAGGAAAAAATATATCATATATATTCATTGAAGAATAAAGATCAAATTGAACTTAAAAAAGCTGTTGCTGGAGATATAGTAGTATTAAATAAACTTTCAAATGTTCAAACGGGAGATACTCTGGCTACAAGCTCAAAAAAGGAACCTTTTGAAAATATAGAGTTTCCAAAGCCACAAATATATTATGCAATAAATAGCTTAAAAAAGGGAGATGAAGAAAAAATAAGTAATGGACTTCATAAATTATCAGAAGAAGATCTTTCTTTTAAATGGTTTAGAAATCATGAAACAAAGCAAACATTAATAGGAGGTCAAGGCGAACTTCATATAAATTCTATAAAGGATAAATTGAAAGAGAAATTTGGAGTAGATGTCAGACTCTCAGATTTAAAAGTAGCATATAGAGAAACCATAAAAGGAAAATCAGATGTTCAAGGAAAGCATAAAAAGCAAAGTGGAGGTCATGGACAATATGGAGATGTTAAGATAAAATTTGAACCATCTGAAGAAGAATTTATATTTGAGGAATCTGTATTTGGAGGATCAGTACCAAGACAGTATATACCTGCTGTTGAAAAAGGTCTTAAAGAATGTCTTAGAGAAGGTTCATTAGCAGGATTCCCTGTTATGAATATAAAAGCAACATTATACGATGGATCATATCATGATGTTGACTCATCTGAGATGGCATTTAAAATAGCATCTTCGATTGCATTTAAAAAAGGGATACAAGAAGCAGATCCTATATTGTTAGAACCTATAATGAATTTAAAAATAGTAGTTCCAGAAGAGTATATGGGAGATATAATGGGAGATATAAACAAAAGAAGAGGTAAAATACTTGGAATGGAGCCTTCTTCAAGAGGTAAGCAGGTTATATATGCTCAGGCACCACAAGCAGAAACTTTTAAATACGCAATAGACTTAAGATCTATGACTCAAGGAAGAGGTTATTTTGAAATGGAATTTGATAAATATGATGAAGTTCCATCGCAATTTGCAGAGAAGATAATAGAAGAAGCAAAAAATAATAAATAG
- a CDS encoding GNAT family N-acetyltransferase — MIIQLNNNYNKALMKYLKQESEINLFIIGDIENYGYDKNFQEIWGQINDDGLLIAVLLRFHHNLIFYSRDKFDINGFYNIMKNIDFKALSGEKSIIEKFQYLFDFSKKSDMHFCKLDDISKLKNINLNTQIKQLNLDKVESIIKLHQSIAEFDNFPLEIVKRHFESGRSYCIEEDDEVVSIAQTTAENSISAMIIGVCTHPNYRKKGYASACVSHLCKDLLKENKTLCLFYDNPKAGEMYKKLGFEDIGTWTCYNP, encoded by the coding sequence ATGATTATACAATTAAATAATAACTACAATAAAGCTTTAATGAAATATTTAAAACAAGAAAGTGAAATAAATCTTTTTATCATAGGAGATATTGAAAACTATGGATATGATAAAAATTTTCAAGAGATTTGGGGACAAATTAATGATGATGGACTTCTAATAGCCGTATTGTTACGATTTCACCACAATCTTATATTCTACTCTAGAGATAAATTTGATATTAATGGATTTTATAATATTATGAAAAATATAGATTTTAAAGCTTTATCGGGCGAGAAAAGTATAATAGAAAAATTTCAATACCTATTTGACTTTAGCAAAAAAAGTGATATGCATTTTTGTAAACTAGATGATATTTCAAAATTAAAAAATATCAATTTGAATACTCAAATTAAACAATTAAATTTAGATAAAGTCGAAAGTATAATAAAACTTCATCAGTCAATTGCTGAGTTTGACAATTTCCCATTAGAAATAGTTAAGAGACATTTTGAAAGTGGTAGATCCTATTGTATAGAAGAAGATGATGAGGTTGTCTCAATTGCACAAACTACAGCTGAAAATAGTATTTCTGCTATGATTATAGGTGTATGTACTCATCCAAACTACAGAAAAAAAGGCTATGCATCAGCTTGTGTATCTCACCTATGTAAAGATCTTTTAAAAGAAAACAAAACACTTTGCCTTTTTTACGATAATCCTAAGGCTGGGGAAATGTATAAAAAATTAGGATTTGAAGACATAGGTACATGGACTTGCTACAATCCATAA